Proteins from a single region of Desulfobacter postgatei 2ac9:
- a CDS encoding response regulator codes for MEQIKKSILIVDDEIYIRQSFIDYFEDRDWLVFDAESCEAALEMLKTQVCSAAIVDIRMTGMNGETFIKNASKTYPDMVFIICTGSPEYEKSEDMIQLSNVADQVFGKPMICIDKLEETILCMFAGKNS; via the coding sequence ATGGAACAAATTAAAAAAAGCATATTAATCGTTGACGATGAAATCTATATCCGACAGAGTTTTATTGATTATTTTGAAGACCGGGATTGGCTGGTTTTTGATGCGGAAAGTTGTGAGGCCGCTCTTGAAATGCTCAAGACCCAGGTCTGTTCGGCGGCTATCGTAGATATCCGTATGACCGGCATGAATGGCGAGACGTTTATCAAGAACGCATCAAAAACATATCCTGATATGGTTTTTATCATCTGTACAGGCTCTCCTGAATATGAAAAATCGGAGGATATGATTCAACTCTCCAATGTTGCAGATCAGGTTTTTGGCAAACCGATGATATGTATTGATAAACTGGAGGAGACAATCCTATGCATGTTCGCTGGTAAAAATTCATAA
- a CDS encoding DNA ligase: MSDFTNHIYQKIVGIWLMALFFFCSFCQANDLDLQKARSYTGKEDIKGWVMSEKLDGIRGYWDGRRLLTRKGLTLHPPPWFIKNFPAFELDGELWSKQGDFEFVQSVVLDAEPSSGWEKINYHIFEVPNQKGAFFQRLDMAKEWFNFHPNPYVRVLEQTLIENRPDLDRFFLEVESRGGEGVIVKNPNMPYHTGRSAYVLKVKKDRDMEGLIIGINKGKGKYENAMGSLTLKLENGVIFKLGTGFTDLIRNNPPAVGTTVTFKYHGFSKNAVPKFASFLRVRKD; encoded by the coding sequence ATGTCTGATTTCACCAACCATATTTATCAAAAAATTGTCGGGATATGGTTAATGGCGCTCTTCTTTTTTTGCTCTTTTTGTCAGGCAAATGATTTGGATTTACAAAAGGCCCGGTCGTATACCGGAAAAGAAGACATTAAAGGCTGGGTAATGAGCGAAAAACTGGATGGAATACGCGGATACTGGGACGGCAGGCGCCTGTTGACCCGAAAAGGGCTGACCCTTCATCCGCCGCCATGGTTTATCAAAAATTTTCCTGCGTTTGAATTGGATGGCGAGTTGTGGAGCAAACAAGGGGATTTTGAGTTTGTTCAGTCTGTGGTGCTTGATGCCGAGCCGAGCTCGGGGTGGGAAAAAATCAATTACCATATTTTTGAGGTGCCTAACCAGAAGGGGGCTTTTTTTCAGCGGCTTGACATGGCAAAAGAGTGGTTCAACTTTCATCCTAACCCCTATGTCAGGGTGCTTGAGCAGACTTTGATCGAAAATAGACCGGATCTCGACCGGTTTTTTCTTGAAGTGGAATCAAGAGGCGGTGAAGGCGTTATCGTAAAAAATCCCAATATGCCCTACCATACAGGCAGAAGCGCATATGTTCTCAAGGTAAAAAAAGACCGGGACATGGAAGGTCTTATTATCGGTATTAACAAGGGAAAAGGCAAATATGAAAACGCCATGGGATCGCTGACGTTGAAACTGGAAAACGGCGTTATTTTTAAATTAGGGACCGGGTTCACGGATCTGATTCGCAATAACCCGCCTGCCGTTGGGACAACCGTCACGTTTAAATATCATGGATTCAGTAAAAACGCAGTTCCGAAATTCGCCTCTTTTTTAAGAGTCAGGAAAGACTGA
- a CDS encoding response regulator → MKVLVIDDEKHIRQSLSDYLEDNDYDVITAENGQKGLGFISSEKPDLVLLDLRMPEMDGIDVLRQGKKIMPDLPMIVISGANRIGDVVKALQYGAWDYLEKPIHNFTALDHSINLALEKARLIRENRAYQEHLERMVKERTRELENANTHLSNINERLHKIVETTQRLHACVEMEHFGKKVLEEFAGHMTATGGSLYLLEENGLRLVHSLIFEHTPEFIPFPLPEDSVFKTVLEQGQALLVQNIEKENTYLHSGWPGYSNGSFLAFPIREDFGNPIGIITLYNKQTPPFVDQDKEIGAILSSYCCETIRAIKAFEESKKKEIQLQQAQKMEAIGTLAGGIAHDFNNILSGIIGYAELAKMALGTNEKARKYIDQVMGGAWRAGKIISQILTFSRQTESEMRPLKLYLIVKEAVKFLRSSIPSTIHIIEKIDTKDIVVADATQIHQVIINLCTNAYHAMKGAGGTLSISLRNAELSGEDLEEGSPLGEYITLQIKDTGCGIDEKIIDRIFEPYFTTKEVSHGTGLGLAVVSSIVKKHKGMIKVHSRIGKGTVVDVFFPVVNSPLGQCTKPEYNIKALEGTERILLVDDEQDLLDSTQQILSSMGYTVSGFTDSISAYKAFAKEPNAFDLVITDMSMPNMDGRLLSEKILSLKKDMPIILCTGFHDSFTEKDAAKMGIRRYLHKPVPIQTLTLAIREELSKLGEKYGTN, encoded by the coding sequence TTGAAAGTACTTGTAATTGATGATGAAAAGCATATCCGACAAAGCCTTTCCGATTATCTGGAAGATAATGATTATGATGTTATAACAGCCGAAAACGGACAAAAGGGCCTGGGGTTTATTTCCTCTGAAAAGCCCGATCTGGTGCTGCTGGATTTAAGGATGCCGGAGATGGATGGGATTGACGTTTTGCGGCAAGGGAAAAAAATAATGCCGGATCTCCCCATGATCGTTATATCAGGCGCAAATCGTATCGGGGATGTGGTCAAGGCATTGCAATATGGGGCCTGGGATTATCTTGAAAAGCCCATACACAATTTTACCGCATTGGATCATTCGATCAATCTGGCCCTGGAAAAGGCCAGATTGATTCGAGAAAACAGAGCCTACCAGGAACATCTGGAAAGAATGGTAAAGGAAAGAACCCGTGAGCTTGAAAATGCCAACACACATTTATCCAACATCAATGAGAGGTTGCATAAGATTGTCGAAACCACACAACGGTTGCATGCTTGCGTTGAGATGGAACATTTCGGCAAGAAGGTGCTTGAAGAATTTGCAGGCCATATGACGGCGACCGGCGGCAGTTTGTATTTGCTTGAAGAAAATGGGCTGAGACTGGTGCATTCACTTATTTTCGAACATACGCCGGAATTTATACCCTTCCCTTTACCTGAGGACTCTGTATTCAAAACGGTTTTGGAGCAGGGACAGGCGCTTCTTGTCCAGAACATTGAAAAAGAAAACACATATCTTCATAGCGGATGGCCCGGATACTCAAATGGTTCATTTCTTGCCTTCCCGATAAGGGAAGATTTTGGCAATCCCATTGGTATTATCACGCTATATAATAAACAAACACCCCCCTTTGTTGACCAGGATAAAGAGATTGGCGCCATCCTTTCATCGTATTGTTGCGAGACCATACGGGCCATTAAGGCTTTTGAGGAGTCTAAAAAAAAAGAAATTCAGCTTCAACAAGCCCAGAAAATGGAAGCAATCGGCACGCTTGCCGGCGGGATTGCCCATGATTTTAATAATATTCTTTCGGGCATTATTGGTTATGCGGAACTGGCCAAAATGGCCCTTGGTACAAATGAAAAGGCCCGAAAATATATCGACCAGGTGATGGGAGGTGCATGGCGTGCCGGTAAAATTATCTCCCAGATTCTGACCTTCAGCCGGCAGACTGAGTCTGAAATGAGACCATTGAAACTTTATTTAATTGTTAAAGAGGCTGTTAAATTCCTTCGGTCGTCCATTCCTTCCACCATCCATATTATTGAAAAAATTGACACCAAAGATATTGTTGTGGCTGATGCGACCCAGATTCATCAGGTGATTATAAATCTGTGCACCAATGCATATCATGCCATGAAGGGCGCCGGCGGAACGTTATCCATATCTTTAAGGAATGCTGAACTCTCCGGAGAAGACCTGGAAGAGGGATCTCCTCTCGGTGAATATATCACTTTACAAATAAAGGACACCGGATGCGGTATTGACGAAAAAATCATAGACCGGATTTTTGAGCCCTATTTCACAACCAAGGAAGTCTCCCATGGCACAGGACTGGGTTTGGCCGTAGTCAGCAGCATCGTTAAAAAACATAAGGGAATGATAAAAGTTCACAGCCGAATCGGTAAGGGAACGGTTGTTGACGTTTTTTTTCCAGTAGTCAACTCACCCCTGGGTCAATGCACAAAACCCGAATACAATATAAAGGCATTGGAGGGGACGGAACGTATTCTGCTTGTTGATGATGAACAAGATCTTCTGGATTCCACCCAGCAAATACTTTCCAGTATGGGATATACCGTATCCGGTTTTACTGACAGCATATCCGCCTATAAGGCTTTTGCCAAAGAACCGAATGCCTTTGACCTGGTAATTACCGATATGAGCATGCCCAATATGGACGGCAGGTTATTGTCGGAAAAAATTTTATCGCTTAAAAAAGATATGCCGATAATACTTTGCACAGGATTTCATGACTCATTTACTGAAAAGGACGCCGCTAAAATGGGTATTCGCCGATATCTCCACAAACCGGTCCCAATACAAACCTTAACATTGGCCATTCGTGAAGAATTAAGCAAGCTTGGGGAAAAATATGGAACAAATTAA
- a CDS encoding L-fuculose-phosphate aldolase, protein MELENERKTVVRFGLKMVASGLTTGTGGNLSVVDRNTGTVAISPSGIEYGVLQPRDVVLTDMQGRVIDGEAKPSSELCFHLSLYHRRKDVQAVVHTHSPYAVTMACLGWEIPAVHYLVGFAGKKVPLAPYATFGTPELAEIVAEYIGNYNAMLLANHGLVAVGSSMDTAFAAAEEIEFVARIYYQTKSIGHPVILPDEEMEIVLEKFKTYGQKKMGDSCCR, encoded by the coding sequence ATGGAGCTGGAAAATGAAAGAAAAACCGTTGTGCGTTTTGGTCTTAAAATGGTGGCATCAGGATTGACCACCGGTACCGGTGGAAATTTGAGCGTTGTTGACCGAAATACGGGAACCGTGGCCATCAGTCCCAGCGGCATTGAGTACGGGGTATTACAGCCCCGGGACGTTGTCCTCACCGATATGCAGGGACGTGTTATTGATGGCGAGGCCAAGCCTTCAAGCGAGCTATGTTTTCACCTTTCCCTCTATCACCGGCGCAAGGATGTCCAGGCCGTTGTCCACACCCACTCCCCCTATGCGGTTACCATGGCCTGTCTGGGATGGGAAATCCCGGCAGTTCATTATCTTGTGGGATTTGCAGGAAAAAAAGTACCTCTGGCGCCCTATGCCACTTTTGGTACACCGGAACTGGCTGAAATAGTGGCCGAATATATTGGAAATTATAACGCCATGCTGCTTGCCAATCACGGACTTGTAGCAGTTGGCAGCAGTATGGACACGGCTTTTGCCGCTGCCGAAGAGATTGAATTTGTCGCCCGGATTTATTATCAGACCAAGAGCATCGGACATCCCGTTATCCTGCCGGATGAAGAGATGGAGATCGTGCTTGAAAAGTTCAAGACCTACGGGCAGAAAAAAATGGGTGATAGTTGTTGCCGCTGA
- a CDS encoding MTH1187 family thiamine-binding protein codes for MNVIIDLCVVPLGVGLSVSKYVAACHEIITGAGLKSNLHAYGTNIEGDWDTVFKAVKDCHEKIHDMGVPRITTTIKLGTRTDRKQGIEDKIKSVKAKL; via the coding sequence ATGAATGTTATAATTGATCTTTGTGTTGTTCCCCTGGGTGTAGGCCTGTCCGTATCTAAATATGTAGCCGCATGCCATGAAATCATCACCGGCGCAGGACTTAAATCAAATCTGCACGCTTACGGCACCAACATTGAAGGAGATTGGGATACGGTGTTTAAAGCAGTTAAAGACTGCCACGAAAAAATACATGATATGGGTGTACCCAGAATAACAACAACCATTAAACTTGGTACCAGGACTGACCGAAAGCAGGGCATAGAAGACAAAATTAAAAGCGTTAAAGCAAAGCTATAG